TAGCCTTTGTTATCCCTCTTCCAGAATAATGTGCCCTTGGTATCAATGTGCCTCTAGCATTAGGATGGAGATCACCATTCCGAAGACTGTTTGAAAAGCTATGCGCATGCCCATTTGCGTACGTAGGTCTGTGTGCTTTACTTTCCCATTGAGTTTTCAGTTGGGCATTTCTCCATACTTCCCTCCATATCATTCCATAAGCCCACGCCAGTATGATTGAAGGCAAAATGATCACCATGATTGTGACAGTAGTGAAGTATATTCTTGGTCCTTCTGTTAGCCGAATGAACCAGCGTTGAGACGAACAATACGGGAAATCGGGTGCGTGGTAGGCAAGGTGGAAGATAAAAATCTGAGGAATGCTGAAGATGAAGGACATTACCCACGCCGTTCCAATCATAATACGCACGCGCACTTGGGTTCCTTTCATACCTGACATAGGATGACAAATTGCCATGTATCTGTCTAAAGCCGTCATCACCAAAACGTACGTTGGTAAATACATGCCCATGGCCACTTggacaaattttacaaaacgACAAATAAAATCTGGCGCCAAAAATTTAAAAGTGATGTCCCAAATAAGTTGAGGCATGACGCCAAAGAAGACACTGAAAAGATCTGCTATGGCTAAATGcattatgaatatatgcatTCTGGTTAGCGTTCGGCGTTTTCTCCACAATGATATCAAAACACATAGATTTCCAATAAGTGCCAATACGATAATTATGACTTGCACAAGGATTTCAATCATCGCAAGGAACTCATCCCGCTCGATTTTTCTGGGTTCGGTCGCATTTGATGACGTATTGTACATATCCGACATGTTGATCATTGCAGATGTCGGAGTAACATACTCGCGTGTTCCGTATGCTACAGGTATCAATTCTGTTCGGTTGCCTGGATTATCCCCGTATCCTGTATTCATGCTTGTACGAAAAGCACGATACTAGTCCTTGCTATGAACGTCTGAGTGGTTTGAGGAAATGTTGATCAAAGTGGTGGCTGGCTCAGGTTGTTTACATTATGGATAATTGCTGTTCGATctgaaatataaagaaaaatcacatatgaatatcattttcataaaagtGATTCTGTTCTTGTAATGATATACGCCCCACCTTGTTGGGAAACCTTTGTTGCTTATTGTCTTTTCGGACACATAGTGAATATAAATTGTAACGTGACGCCTACCTCACACATGTGTCTAAATTTAGTCAGTCCAATGCCACTTTAAGAACTCTGTCAAGAGCGTTTAAATTCCCCGAAATTTGCAACTGATCACGTATAAAACGGACCTTCAATCTGTTGATCCATGTTCGAAACCAAATTCGTCCATTCCCTGTATAATGCCGACAACATCGATATAAAATATTCCACATGTACACGGATCCGTGCAGCTCTTTCGTATGATGTCAAAGACTTTAATACAAACAATTAGGCGACCAGACTGAGTG
Above is a genomic segment from Glandiceps talaboti chromosome 20, keGlaTala1.1, whole genome shotgun sequence containing:
- the LOC144451010 gene encoding mesotocin receptor-like; the encoded protein is MNTGYGDNPGNRTELIPVAYGTREYVTPTSAMINMSDMYNTSSNATEPRKIERDEFLAMIEILVQVIIIVLALIGNLCVLISLWRKRRTLTRMHIFIMHLAIADLFSVFFGVMPQLIWDITFKFLAPDFICRFVKFVQVAMGMYLPTYVLVMTALDRYMAICHPMSGMKGTQVRVRIMIGTAWVMSFIFSIPQIFIFHLAYHAPDFPYCSSQRWFIRLTEGPRIYFTTVTIMVIILPSIILAWAYGMIWREVWRNAQLKTQWESKAHRPTYANGHAHSFSNSLRNGDLHPNARGTLIPRAHYSGRGITKAKIKMAKMTLVIVIVYFLCWTPFFSVQLWVAYGSKVNVEVPVNVVLQLLATLNSCTNPWIYMAFSGNLLNELKHVCCGQTIGLFRRSGTMNSSDRDRYGSARFYKTAATRTGSCTTGVSLMPNKTACVNFTCAYNYEGEVPPVTSVSSESHSRARDSSSLPTTPSSSDTKHLAKEKSKKSENLYVEMFTSV